Proteins encoded together in one Chelonoidis abingdonii isolate Lonesome George chromosome 1, CheloAbing_2.0, whole genome shotgun sequence window:
- the ATF4 gene encoding cyclic AMP-dependent transcription factor ATF-4: MNLLNNEMLLGDLLSPFNQSSLVAEESLGLLDDYLEVAKPLCSHGFSSDKAKAVSSNWLAVDSLGKITDNSQEDAFSGMDWMVEKMDLKEYDFDALLGMDDLEATVSPDELIATLEDTCDLLDPPTQEIDNKEPPLITDPIIHHPEFPIGVDQVASLTLLLSLPLSPGSLTSTPDHSFSLDLGSEIDVLEGDRKSEATTFVVVVPKLEKEEEAHSDDSGICMSPESYLGTPQHSPTTSVESLTDSQFATDPTCESERPKPYDHPAEKIVSAKVKGEKRADKKLKKMEQNKTAATRYRQKKRAEQEALSGECRELEQKNEALKEKADSLSKEIQYLKDLIEEVRKAKGKRAKVPE; this comes from the exons ATGAACCTCTTGAACAACGAGATGCTGTTGGGGGATTTACTATCCCCCTTCAACCAGTCGTCTTTGGTGGCTGAGGAAAGCCTAGGACTTCTAGATGACTACCTGGAGGTGGCCAAGCCCCTCTGTTCGCATGGGTTCTCCAGCGACAAGGCTAAGGCAGTCTCCTCCAACTGGCTGGCTGTGGATAGTTTGGGCAAAATCACAGATAACAGCCAGG AGGATGCCTTCTCAGGCATGGATTGGATGGTGGAGAAGATGGATCTGAAGGAATATGACTTTGATGCCCTGTTAGGAATGGATGACTTGGAAGCCACCGTCTCTCCAGACGAGCTCATCGCCACGTTGGAAGACACGTGTGATCTATTAGACCCTCCTACCCAGGAAATTGACAACAAGGAACCTCCACTAATAACTGACCCAATTATCCATCACCCTGAATTTCCAATTGGAGTAGATCAGGTGGCCTCACTCACCCTCcttctgtctcttcccctctccccagggtcCCTGACTTCCACTCCAGACCATTCTTTTAGTTTAGATCTAGGCAGTGAAATTGATGTACTGGAAGGAGACAGAAAGTCAGAAGCCACTACATTTGTAGTGGTGGTCCCCAAgttggagaaagaggaggaagccCACTCAGATGATAGTGGAATATGCATGAGCCCAGAGTCTTATCTAGGGACCCCCCAACACAGTCCAACCACCTCTGTAGAATCTCTCACTGACAGCCAGTTTGCTACAGACCCCACTTGTGAATCTGAGAGGCCCAAACCATATGATCATCCTGCCGAGAAGATAGTGTCAGCAAAGgtgaagggagagaaaagagctGATAAGAAGCTGAAGAAGATGGAGCAGAATAAGACAGCTGCTACACGTTATCGGCAGAAGAAAAGGGCAGAACAGGAGGCGCTGTCTGGGGAGTGCCGAGAGCTAGAGCAGAAGAATGAGGCACTGAAGGAGAAGGCAGATTCCCTGAGCAAAGAAATCCAGTATTTGAAAGATTTGATCGAAGAGGTCCGCAAGGCCAAGGGCAAAAGAGCTAAAGTCCCTGAATAG